The Anopheles merus strain MAF chromosome 2L, AmerM5.1, whole genome shotgun sequence genome has a segment encoding these proteins:
- the LOC121592281 gene encoding uncharacterized protein K02A2.6-like — MHSGDGAMEVPMDEDQRRSSLGRIDYRALTAQQTGEVPSVYDPPAHVQPGSRGYVSQQGQLTPRPVQLGPSPSQPAPSQSAPLPSVQNGQMGQQPLDNAVLHQTLHLLQQQLQQQQQLISQMLQQQQFAPQAQQQPAQHIAEFRYEAESGVTFEAWFTRYEDLFAKDASRLGDEAKETVDKLTALFGCRESLLSKRYRCLQICKKRTEDLIAFSCRVNRACVEFQFVSMNEETFKCLMLVCGLKDEADNDLRTRLLARIEEWNDVTLEQLSAECQRITSVKGDSAMIAGETSERVFAVHSGEKRSHEKAAQQTNYKRFTPYRTKRPFRAKYAVCSSTSKPAKPCWLCGDMHWVRECTYRSHKCLDCARYGHREGHCNTASRKKRFNVRQRNINTRVVTVNVRSIRERRRFVSIALNGTAVRLQLDTASDISVIDRRTWRKIGSPPLTPSSVTAKTASGATLVLDGEFSCAVSVGSQTRQATVSVCGAANLLLLGADLIDVFSLWSVPMDAFCNHVAVAGQQSFQQLFSKVFTGTGLCTKASIKFTLRDNVRPVYRPSRPVAYAMEETVSRELDRLQELNVITPVTTAEWAAPVVVVRKANGLVRICGDYSTGLNAALFPHDYPLPVPEDIFARLANCKVFSKIDLSDAFLQVEIDPEYRHFLTINTHRGLYTYNRLPPGIKIAPTAFQQLMDIMLSGIQGVSVYLDDIIIGGPSEAEHDATVVEILNRIQNYGFTLRAEKCHFRVNQIKYLGHIIDSHGLRPDA, encoded by the exons ATGCATAGCGGAGATGGAGCGATGGAAGTCCCGATGGATGAAGACCAGCGACGATCATCGTTAGGCCGTATCGATTACCGTGCATTGACGGCCCAACAAACCGGTGAGGTTCCTTCCGTGTACGATCCGCCGGCCCATGTTCAACCTGGATCGCGCGGCTACGTGAGTCAGCAAGGGCAGTTAACACCGAGGCCAGTGCAGCTAGGACCATCGCCATCGCAACCAGCGCCATCGCAGTCAGCACCATTGCCATCCGTACAAAATGGCCAGATGGGTCAACAACCTCTGGATAACGCCGTCCTGCACCAAACCTTGCACTTGCTGCAACAGCaattgcagcaacagcaacagttaATTTCGCAAAtgttgcaacagcagcaattcGCGCCGCAAGCCCAGCAACAACCCGCACAGCA CATAGCAGAGTTCCGGTATGAAGCTGAATCTGGTGTTACGTTCGAAGCTTGGTTCACACGCTACGAGGACCTGTTTGCCAAAGACGCTTCGCGGCTAGGCGATGAGGCTAAGGAAACCGTCGATAAGCTGACAGCACTTTTTGGGTGTAGAGAATCTCTCCTTAGTAAGCGCTACAGATGCCTCCAGATCTGTAAAAAGCGCACGGAAGATTTGATCGCGTTCTCCTGTCGGGTAAACCGAGCATGCGTCGAGTTCCAGTTTGTGAGCATGAACGAAGAGACCTTCAAGTGCCTAATGCTGGTGTGTGGGCTCAAAGATGAGGCTGACAATGACCTGCGAACTAGACTCCTTGCGCGCATAGAGGAGTGGAACGACGTTACGCTTGAACAATTATCCGCAGAGTGTCAGCGTATTACAAGTGTGAAAGGAGACAGCGCTATGATTGCCGGAGAGACGAGTGAACGTGTTTTCGCAGTACACAGCGGAGAGAAGAGATCGCACGAGAAAGCAGCGCAGCAAACTAATTACAAGCGGTTCACGCCGTACCGTACCAAACGACCGTTCCGTGCAAAGTATGCTGTGTGTTCATCAACAAGCAAGCCAGCGAAGCCCTGTTGGTTGTGTGGTGACATGCACTGGGTGCGTGAGTGCACTTACCGTTCGCACAAGTGTCTCGACTGTGCAAGATATGGTCATCGTGAGGGGCACTGCAACACAGCGAGCAGAAAGAAGCGATTCAATGTTCGGCAACGGAATATCAACACTCGTGTAGTAACGGTCAACGTCCGAAGCATACGAGAGCGCCGCAGATTCGTGTCCATCGCTCTCAACGGAACAGCTGTTCGATTGCAGCTAGACACAGCTTCGGATATCAGTGTCATCGACCGCCGTACGTGGAGAAAAATTGGCAGCCCGCCGTTAACACCGTCATCCGTCACAGCTAAAACTGCATCGGGAGCGACACTGGTATTGGATGGTGAATTCAGCTGTGCTGTTAGTGTTGGTAGCCAGACGAGGCAGGCGACAGTCAGCGTATGCGGAGCAGCAAACCTACTACTACTGGGAGCCGATTTGATTGATGTTTTCTCCCTCTGGTCGGTGCCGATGGATGCGTTCTGCAATCACGTTGCAGTAGCAGGACAGCAATCGTTCCAGCAGCTTTTTTCCAAGGTGTTTACGGGAACAGGACTCTGTACAAAGGCGAGTATAAAATTTACCTTGCGAGATAATGTTCGTCCTGTTTATAGACCTAGCCGCCCAGTAGCTTACGCGATGGAGGAAACCGTGAGTCGTGAGCTCGACCGTCTTCAGGAGTTGAATGTCATCACTCCTGTAACTACTGCAGAATGGGCAGCTCCAGTGGTCGTCGTGCGCAAAGCCAACGGACTTGTTCGTATTTGCGGCGACTATTCGACGGGACTTAATGCTGCGTTATTCCCCCACGACTACCCGTTACCTGTACCAGAGGACATTTTTGCAAGGCTGGCAAATTGCAAGGTCTTTAGCAAAATAGACCTGTCAGATGCATTTTTGCAAGTGGAAATTGATCCAGAATACCGTCATTTCTTGACCATAAATACGCATCGAGGGCTCTATACGTACAACCGACTTCCACCTGGCATTAAGATAGCTCCTACAGCCTTTCAGCAATTGATGGACATAATGCTATCCGGTATCCAAGGCGTTTCAGTGTACTTGGATGACATAATCATCGGAGGTCCATCCGAAGCGGAGCACGACGCAACCGTAGTAGAAATTTTGAATCGGATTCAGAACTACGGGTTCACACTGCGAGCGGAAAAATGCCACTTCAGGGTTAaccaaattaaatatttgggCCACATTATCGACAGCCATGGATTACGGCCTGATGCGTAG